One genomic window of Devosia salina includes the following:
- a CDS encoding MAPEG family protein, giving the protein MSLEFWTLFGAMILGLVHLSAASFAFKAQVGNLYTVGARDANLQPAGVAARLERAQRNFLETFPIFVAAVLMLEFIGGTGGWLSVSGCLLYLAFRCLYLPLYALGLPWIRTFSWNAATAGLALVMIAIPLEARGGI; this is encoded by the coding sequence ATGTCCCTCGAATTCTGGACCCTGTTCGGCGCCATGATCCTGGGCCTCGTGCATCTGAGTGCGGCCTCCTTTGCGTTCAAGGCGCAGGTGGGAAACCTTTATACGGTCGGGGCCAGGGACGCCAATCTGCAGCCCGCGGGAGTGGCGGCCCGGCTGGAGCGGGCGCAGCGCAATTTCCTCGAAACCTTCCCCATTTTCGTCGCCGCGGTGCTGATGCTCGAATTTATCGGTGGCACGGGTGGCTGGCTCAGCGTCAGCGGCTGCCTGCTCTATCTCGCCTTCCGATGCCTCTATCTGCCGCTCTATGCGCTGGGCCTGCCCTGGATCCGCACCTTCAGCTGGAACGCCGCCACGGCAGGACTGGCGCTGGTCATGATCGCCATTCCTCTTGAGGCCCGTGGGGGCATTTGA
- a CDS encoding NifU family protein, whose product MFIQTEATPNPATLKFLPGREVLVGEPRDFRSVDAAAVSPLAMGLFAISGVTGVFLGSDFISVTKDDTNWAHIKPAILGVIMDHFLSGKPVIAEGQAAGAVSDNGEEFFDADDKEMVEVIKELLATRVRPAVAMDGGDIIFKGFKEGTVFLHMQGACSGCPSSTATLKNGIENLLRHFVPGVEAVQQV is encoded by the coding sequence ATGTTCATCCAGACCGAAGCCACGCCCAATCCGGCGACCCTGAAGTTCCTGCCGGGGCGCGAAGTGCTGGTGGGCGAGCCGCGCGATTTCCGGTCGGTCGACGCCGCAGCGGTCTCGCCGCTGGCGATGGGCCTCTTCGCCATTTCCGGCGTCACCGGCGTGTTCCTCGGCTCCGACTTCATCTCGGTCACCAAGGACGACACCAATTGGGCCCATATCAAGCCGGCCATTCTCGGTGTCATCATGGATCATTTCCTGTCCGGCAAGCCGGTCATCGCCGAGGGCCAGGCGGCCGGTGCCGTTTCGGACAATGGCGAGGAATTCTTCGACGCGGACGACAAGGAAATGGTCGAGGTGATCAAGGAACTGCTCGCGACCCGCGTGCGTCCGGCGGTCGCCATGGATGGTGGCGACATCATCTTCAAGGGTTTCAAGGAGGGCACCGTGTTCCTTCATATGCAGGGCGCCTGCTCGGGCTGCCCCTCCTCGACCGCGACCCTCAAGAACGGTATCGAAAACCTGCTCCGCCACTTCGTGCCGGGCGTGGAAGCCGTCCAGCAGGTTTGA
- a CDS encoding class I SAM-dependent RNA methyltransferase: MTITATIESLGHKGEGVALIDGKKVFVPFALPGEVVDIRLDGDRGALVGIKTPAPNRVEPLCPHFGICGGCQLQHMDAQSYQAFKTGLVEAPLRHAGIDTQVERFIIAHGTGRRRATLHARKTGAGYMQLRSHDLLDLDACPILVPELRRAPDIARALGAAIGDCDISVTATNAGIDVGVRKAPKGVRAEKLVPLANALGVARLALDKEMILLRQQPSVTMGASEVDLPIGSFLQATAEAEEVLAEYVLAAVGPAKSVADLFCGIGPFALRLAKRAPVYAADSDRAGIAALDKAVRHTKGLKAVTAKARDLFRDPLTRFELNFETVVLDPPRAGAEAQVREIALSKVRHVVMVACDPRTFARDAALLVQAGFSLNSLVAVDQFAWSTHVELAATFRR, encoded by the coding sequence ATGACCATCACCGCTACCATCGAAAGCCTTGGCCATAAGGGCGAGGGCGTCGCCCTGATCGATGGCAAGAAGGTTTTCGTGCCCTTTGCGCTGCCCGGCGAAGTCGTGGACATCAGGTTGGATGGGGATCGTGGCGCACTGGTCGGCATCAAGACCCCTGCCCCGAACCGGGTGGAACCGCTTTGCCCGCATTTCGGAATCTGTGGCGGCTGCCAGTTGCAGCATATGGATGCGCAGAGCTACCAGGCGTTCAAGACCGGCCTCGTGGAAGCCCCGCTCCGCCATGCCGGCATCGATACGCAGGTTGAACGCTTCATCATCGCCCATGGCACCGGGCGCCGCCGCGCCACGCTGCACGCCCGCAAGACGGGCGCCGGCTACATGCAGCTCAGGAGCCATGACCTGCTCGACCTCGATGCCTGCCCGATCCTGGTGCCAGAACTCAGGCGCGCGCCCGACATCGCCCGCGCGCTCGGCGCCGCCATTGGCGATTGCGATATCAGCGTCACCGCCACCAATGCCGGTATCGATGTGGGCGTCCGCAAGGCGCCCAAGGGTGTACGCGCCGAAAAACTGGTGCCTTTGGCCAATGCTTTGGGTGTGGCGCGGCTGGCGCTCGACAAGGAGATGATCCTGCTGCGCCAGCAGCCCAGCGTCACCATGGGCGCCTCGGAAGTCGACCTGCCCATCGGCAGCTTCCTCCAGGCCACCGCCGAGGCCGAAGAGGTGCTGGCCGAATATGTGCTGGCTGCGGTGGGTCCCGCGAAATCGGTGGCCGACCTGTTCTGTGGCATTGGTCCGTTTGCCTTGCGCCTCGCAAAGCGGGCCCCGGTCTATGCCGCCGACAGCGACAGGGCCGGGATTGCGGCGCTGGATAAGGCAGTGCGCCACACCAAGGGTCTCAAGGCGGTCACCGCAAAGGCCCGGGACCTCTTCCGCGATCCCCTCACGCGCTTCGAGCTCAATTTCGAAACCGTGGTGCTGGACCCGCCCCGCGCCGGCGCGGAGGCGCAGGTCAGGGAAATTGCACTGTCCAAGGTGCGCCACGTGGTGATGGTGGCGTGCGATCCCAGGACCTTTGCCCGCGACGCGGCCCTGCTCGTTCAGGCTGGGTTCAGCTTGAACAGTCTAGTGGCAGTGGATCAGTTCGCGTGGTCGACCCATGTGGAGCTGGCGGCAACGTTTCGGCGCTGA
- a CDS encoding sugar phosphate isomerase/epimerase family protein: protein MSADTVISLNLATTRTQWGFPEAVDGCLRAGITAISPWRDQIEAIGLDEAARIVRENKIRVTGVCRGGMFPGVDAADRQARIDDNLKAIDEAAALNADCLVLVVGGLPGSSKDLPGARQQVTDGIAAMLPHAKASGVKIAIEPLHPMYAADRACVNTVDQALDICEKLGETVGVALDVYHIWWDPNLANAIARAGRMKRIFAHHICDWLVPTKDMLLDRGMMGDGVIDLKAIRKMIEDAGFFGPQEVEIFSQDNWWKRPGDEVLQVIKERVATVC from the coding sequence ATGAGCGCCGACACCGTCATCTCGCTGAATCTGGCCACCACCCGCACGCAATGGGGCTTTCCCGAGGCCGTTGACGGGTGCCTCAGGGCCGGCATTACCGCCATTTCGCCGTGGCGCGACCAGATCGAGGCAATCGGGCTCGACGAAGCCGCCCGCATTGTCCGTGAGAACAAGATCCGCGTCACCGGTGTTTGCCGCGGCGGCATGTTCCCGGGCGTGGATGCGGCCGACCGGCAGGCGCGCATCGACGACAATTTGAAGGCCATCGACGAGGCTGCTGCGCTTAATGCCGATTGCCTCGTGCTGGTGGTGGGCGGCCTGCCCGGTTCATCCAAGGACCTGCCCGGCGCCCGCCAGCAGGTGACCGATGGCATTGCCGCCATGCTGCCCCATGCCAAGGCCTCGGGCGTCAAGATTGCCATCGAGCCGCTCCATCCCATGTATGCGGCCGACCGGGCCTGTGTGAACACGGTCGATCAGGCGCTCGACATCTGCGAGAAGCTGGGCGAGACGGTCGGGGTGGCGCTGGACGTCTATCACATCTGGTGGGACCCCAACCTTGCCAATGCCATTGCCCGGGCCGGCCGGATGAAGCGCATCTTCGCCCATCACATCTGCGACTGGCTGGTGCCGACCAAGGACATGCTGCTCGATCGCGGCATGATGGGGGACGGGGTCATCGACTTGAAGGCCATCCGCAAGATGATCGAGGACGCTGGATTTTTCGGGCCCCAGGAAGTCGAAATCTTCAGTCAGGACAATTGGTGGAAGCGCCCTGGGGACGAGGTCCTTCAGGTGATCAAGGAACGCGTCGCAACGGTCTGCTGA
- a CDS encoding dihydrodipicolinate synthase family protein, which produces MTTINLPNPDRSVTPYTLTGDPIPFVKFKATDFPRIAYSAAHVVADPLASNDPWLTPAIDWDTTLKFRHRMWDLGLGVAEAMDTAQRGMGLTWTEAQELIKRSQAEARTRDDSLIAYGAGTDHLAPGPDVTIDDIIRAYDEQVGFVEAQGGRVILMASRALAAAAKSPDDYARVYGHVLSQVRQPVIMHWLGEMFDPALEGYWGNADHGKAMDVCLDVIAANAIQVDGIKISLLSAEKEIKMRRRLPASVKMYTGDDFNYAELIAGDEQGYSHALLGIFDAIAPAASAGLAALGRGDKAEFFDILEPTVPLSRHIFAAPTRFYKTGVVFLAYLNGLQDHFAMIGGQQSTRSLQHLSELFRLADKARVLADPNLAVARMKAVLAVHGVSA; this is translated from the coding sequence ATGACCACAATCAACCTGCCCAATCCCGACCGATCGGTCACGCCCTACACGCTTACCGGCGATCCGATCCCCTTCGTCAAATTCAAGGCAACCGACTTTCCGCGCATCGCCTATTCGGCGGCGCATGTGGTGGCCGACCCGCTGGCCAGCAACGATCCCTGGCTGACCCCGGCCATTGACTGGGACACGACGCTGAAATTCCGCCACCGCATGTGGGATCTGGGCCTGGGCGTTGCCGAGGCCATGGACACCGCCCAGCGCGGCATGGGCCTGACCTGGACCGAAGCGCAGGAGCTGATCAAGCGTTCGCAGGCGGAAGCGCGCACCCGCGATGACAGCCTCATCGCCTATGGCGCCGGCACCGATCATCTCGCTCCGGGCCCGGACGTGACCATCGATGACATCATCAGAGCCTATGACGAGCAGGTGGGCTTTGTCGAAGCCCAGGGCGGCCGCGTCATCCTGATGGCCAGCCGGGCGCTCGCCGCCGCGGCCAAGTCGCCGGACGATTATGCCCGCGTCTATGGCCATGTCCTTTCCCAGGTGAGGCAGCCGGTGATCATGCACTGGCTGGGCGAGATGTTCGACCCGGCCCTTGAGGGCTATTGGGGCAATGCCGATCACGGCAAGGCCATGGATGTCTGTCTCGACGTCATCGCGGCCAATGCAATACAAGTCGATGGCATCAAGATTTCGCTGCTTTCGGCAGAGAAGGAAATCAAGATGCGCCGCCGTCTGCCGGCCTCGGTCAAGATGTATACGGGCGACGATTTCAACTATGCCGAACTGATCGCAGGCGACGAGCAGGGCTATTCGCACGCGCTTCTGGGCATTTTCGACGCCATTGCGCCGGCGGCTTCGGCGGGCCTGGCGGCCCTGGGTCGTGGCGACAAAGCAGAGTTCTTTGACATCCTCGAACCCACGGTGCCGCTGAGCCGGCATATCTTTGCGGCGCCGACCCGCTTCTACAAGACCGGTGTGGTGTTCCTGGCCTATCTCAATGGGCTTCAGGACCATTTCGCCATGATCGGGGGGCAGCAATCGACCCGCTCGCTGCAGCACCTCAGCGAGCTGTTCCGCCTGGCCGACAAGGCACGCGTGCTGGCCGATCCGAACCTGGCCGTAGCCCGCATGAAGGCCGTCCTCGCCGTCCATGGAGTTTCCGCATGA
- a CDS encoding Gfo/Idh/MocA family protein, giving the protein MAEQRLGIIMHGVTGRMGYNQHLVRSILAIRDQGGIMLKNGDRLVVDPIIVGRDRDKIEALAKKHNIARWGTDLDAALANPEDAIFFDAGTTLMRAGLLERALAAGKHVYCEKPTSDDLEIAVNLAKTARASGLKHGVVQDKLFLPGLMKIKMLRDSGFFGKILSVRGEFGYWVFEGDWQKAQRPSWNYRKNDGGGIILDMLCHWRYVMDNLFGEVQAVSCLGATHIPQRVDEKGNTFDCDTDDAAYATFELEGGIIAQINSSWTTRVRRDDLVTFHVDGTHGSAVAGLHKCWTQHRVNTPKPVWNPDQPQTMNFFNDWEEVPDNWPADNGFKAQWEMFLRHVAEDAPWPYGLEAGAKGVQLAELGLKSWEERRWLDVPKLEF; this is encoded by the coding sequence ATGGCAGAGCAACGGCTTGGCATCATCATGCATGGCGTCACCGGACGCATGGGTTACAACCAGCACCTAGTGCGCTCGATCCTGGCGATCCGCGACCAGGGCGGCATCATGCTGAAAAATGGCGACCGACTTGTCGTCGATCCGATCATTGTCGGGCGCGACCGCGACAAGATCGAAGCGCTGGCCAAGAAGCACAATATTGCGCGCTGGGGCACGGACCTCGATGCGGCGCTCGCCAATCCCGAAGACGCTATCTTCTTCGATGCCGGTACGACGCTGATGCGCGCAGGCCTGCTGGAGCGGGCCCTGGCCGCCGGCAAGCATGTCTATTGCGAAAAGCCGACCTCGGACGATCTCGAGATCGCCGTGAACCTCGCCAAGACGGCCCGTGCCTCGGGCCTCAAGCATGGCGTGGTGCAGGACAAGCTGTTCCTGCCGGGCCTGATGAAAATCAAGATGCTCAGGGATAGCGGCTTCTTCGGCAAGATCCTGTCGGTGCGCGGCGAGTTCGGCTATTGGGTGTTCGAGGGCGACTGGCAGAAGGCGCAGCGCCCGAGCTGGAACTACCGCAAGAATGACGGCGGCGGCATCATCCTCGATATGCTGTGCCACTGGCGCTATGTGATGGACAATCTCTTCGGCGAAGTGCAGGCCGTCTCGTGCCTGGGCGCAACCCATATTCCGCAGCGCGTCGACGAGAAGGGCAATACTTTCGATTGCGACACCGATGACGCGGCCTATGCCACGTTCGAGCTGGAAGGCGGCATCATCGCCCAGATCAATTCGAGCTGGACCACCCGCGTGCGCCGCGACGACCTCGTGACCTTCCATGTCGATGGCACCCATGGCTCGGCGGTGGCGGGCCTGCACAAATGCTGGACCCAGCATCGCGTCAATACGCCCAAGCCGGTGTGGAACCCCGACCAGCCGCAGACCATGAACTTCTTCAACGATTGGGAAGAGGTGCCGGACAACTGGCCCGCGGATAATGGCTTCAAGGCCCAGTGGGAGATGTTCCTGCGCCACGTCGCCGAGGACGCCCCCTGGCCCTATGGGCTGGAAGCCGGTGCCAAGGGCGTGCAGCTGGCCGAACTTGGCCTGAAGAGCTGGGAGGAACGCCGCTGGCTGGATGTGCCGAAGCTGGAGTTTTGA
- a CDS encoding sulfite exporter TauE/SafE family protein — MEFEIGRAVIMLLALGAGAVVKGATGMGLPLVALPVLTTFFGLQHAVGLMVIPLICTNAWQVWRFRAAARDHRMGFLPLFLAGGAVGIGLGTWALTSLPERALVLTLGIILLCYCALRLIAPHFVVGPELARKAGPLAGMGGGMLQGATGISAPIGVTFIHAMSLERDVHVFAVSAMFLLYASVQLPALAIAGVMQPQWLLDGVLALVPILLFMPVGQAIAGRLSRKAFDRTILIFLGAIGVKMVLGL, encoded by the coding sequence ATGGAGTTCGAAATCGGCCGAGCGGTCATCATGCTTCTGGCGCTGGGCGCCGGAGCCGTGGTCAAGGGCGCCACGGGCATGGGGCTGCCGTTGGTGGCGCTGCCGGTGCTGACGACGTTTTTCGGGCTGCAACATGCCGTAGGGCTGATGGTCATCCCCCTGATCTGCACCAATGCGTGGCAGGTCTGGCGTTTCCGCGCGGCCGCGCGGGACCATCGCATGGGCTTCCTGCCGCTGTTTCTCGCCGGTGGCGCCGTGGGCATCGGCCTTGGCACCTGGGCGCTGACCAGCCTGCCCGAACGGGCCCTGGTGCTGACGCTGGGCATCATTCTGCTGTGCTATTGCGCGTTGCGGCTTATCGCGCCGCATTTCGTGGTCGGGCCCGAACTTGCCCGCAAAGCCGGGCCTCTGGCCGGGATGGGCGGGGGCATGCTGCAAGGCGCGACCGGCATTTCGGCGCCGATCGGCGTCACTTTCATCCATGCCATGTCGCTGGAGCGGGACGTGCATGTCTTTGCCGTCTCCGCCATGTTCCTGCTCTATGCCAGCGTGCAATTGCCCGCCCTGGCCATTGCCGGTGTCATGCAGCCGCAATGGCTGCTGGACGGCGTCCTGGCCCTGGTGCCGATCCTGTTGTTCATGCCGGTGGGGCAAGCCATTGCCGGGCGATTGAGCCGCAAGGCCTTCGACCGCACGATCCTGATCTTTCTCGGCGCCATCGGCGTGAAGATGGTGCTCGGCCTCTAG
- a CDS encoding Bug family tripartite tricarboxylate transporter substrate binding protein gives MKQSLRTVLASGSALLTLGTGMIFAQMAQAQEWKPDRPINLIVPWGAGGSTDQVTRVTAPILAEALGVEVVVVNQPGASGAIGTQEVLNAPRDGYTWTANAIANNATYSVTGLLEGTDIDDWHIYLSVANVPVVSVPADSEFTDFGQLLEALKTRGNEITVATAGITSSGGTAIAALSDAAEGFNYNMITYDGGGPAAIATASGEAMATTQLAVEQTELIRGGRLKPLAVLSDKPLELDGVDPIPPITNWLPDMPLAPDYFGIFIPAGVPDEVIATMDKIWAEKVMNSEEIKTYAETFGAVFAPSYGAEARALAMPVVILEACSSVERGEAVNDPSTIGIDCETRTEVGM, from the coding sequence ATGAAGCAGTCTCTGCGGACCGTCCTGGCGTCGGGCTCGGCCCTTTTGACGCTGGGGACGGGCATGATTTTCGCCCAGATGGCCCAGGCGCAGGAATGGAAGCCGGATCGGCCGATCAACCTGATCGTGCCGTGGGGCGCCGGCGGCTCGACCGATCAGGTGACGCGCGTTACCGCCCCCATCCTGGCCGAGGCGCTGGGCGTCGAGGTCGTGGTGGTCAACCAGCCGGGCGCGTCTGGCGCCATCGGCACCCAGGAAGTGCTCAACGCCCCGCGCGATGGCTATACCTGGACCGCCAATGCCATTGCCAACAACGCCACTTATTCGGTGACTGGCCTGCTTGAAGGCACCGATATCGATGACTGGCACATCTATCTTTCGGTTGCCAACGTGCCGGTGGTTTCGGTGCCGGCCGACAGCGAGTTCACCGATTTCGGGCAGCTCCTTGAAGCCCTCAAGACCCGTGGCAACGAGATCACCGTGGCCACGGCGGGCATTACCTCCTCGGGCGGCACGGCCATTGCGGCCCTGTCCGACGCGGCCGAGGGTTTCAACTACAACATGATCACCTATGACGGGGGTGGGCCGGCCGCCATCGCCACTGCCTCGGGCGAGGCCATGGCCACCACGCAGCTGGCGGTGGAACAGACCGAACTGATCCGCGGCGGGCGCCTCAAACCCCTGGCCGTTCTGTCCGACAAGCCCCTTGAACTCGACGGCGTCGATCCGATCCCGCCGATCACCAATTGGCTGCCCGACATGCCCCTGGCGCCGGACTATTTCGGCATCTTCATTCCGGCCGGCGTGCCCGATGAGGTCATTGCCACCATGGACAAGATCTGGGCCGAGAAGGTGATGAACTCCGAGGAAATCAAGACCTATGCCGAGACCTTCGGTGCGGTCTTCGCTCCCTCTTATGGTGCCGAGGCCCGCGCGCTGGCCATGCCCGTGGTCATCCTCGAAGCCTGTTCCTCGGTCGAGCGTGGCGAGGCGGTCAACGACCCCTCCACCATCGGTATCGACTGCGAAACCCGCACCGAAGTGGGGATGTAA
- a CDS encoding tripartite tricarboxylate transporter TctB family protein has protein sequence MATDTSTDTPTPSDDAPQPGMIKADLLAGLVFIVLGLAIFYGAWTMDRLEVRRINPMTVPGLVPGLLSIALTLCGTILAFRSLRTPAVGGWQQLSGALVSGAAGRALAVMLLALIYTLGLIGTLPFWAATGIFVFAFILVFECWLATPRQPLLRSLPWALGLALVTATVVTLVFERAFLVRLP, from the coding sequence ATGGCCACTGACACGTCCACCGACACCCCCACGCCGTCCGATGACGCCCCGCAACCGGGCATGATCAAGGCCGACCTGCTGGCCGGCCTCGTCTTTATCGTCCTGGGGCTCGCCATCTTCTACGGCGCCTGGACCATGGACCGGTTGGAAGTGCGGCGCATCAATCCCATGACGGTTCCAGGCCTGGTGCCGGGCCTGCTCAGCATCGCGCTGACCCTGTGCGGCACCATCCTGGCCTTCCGATCCCTCCGCACGCCGGCCGTGGGGGGCTGGCAGCAATTGTCCGGCGCCCTGGTCTCGGGCGCGGCCGGGCGGGCGCTGGCAGTCATGCTGCTGGCCCTGATCTACACTTTGGGGCTCATTGGCACCCTGCCCTTCTGGGCGGCGACCGGCATTTTCGTCTTCGCCTTCATCCTGGTGTTCGAGTGCTGGCTGGCCACGCCCCGCCAGCCGCTTCTCAGATCCCTGCCCTGGGCGCTCGGTCTTGCCCTCGTCACTGCCACCGTGGTGACGCTGGTGTTCGAGCGCGCCTTCCTCGTGCGCTTGCCATAG
- a CDS encoding tripartite tricarboxylate transporter permease: MFDGLLLLGGGLAHFLTPLSLFNIAWATLLGIVIGALPGLTATMGVALLVTLTYKMAPDQAILCLMCLYCGAIYGGSRTAILLSIPGTPASAATTLDGHPLALQGKAGTAMGLATTSSALGTVVGIFALALIAPLLAEAALKFGTYEFFWLALFGVVISGQLTAMDDPLKGYIAGILGLLVAMVGMETLHAHQRFTFGIPALGGGVDLIPAMVGAFGFAEILGVMKRSAQARIVSSGDRVIPRLSEIFRYKWTIIRSGLIGTFVGIVPGVGEDVGAWASYAAARRTSKERHLFGKGSQEGLIAAETGNSAVIPGAMIPTLTLALPGSAAAAVLIAAMFIHGIRPGPLLMTENPEFLYQIVAILLFSTIAMLVFGLTLTRPLLTVLSVPRERLMAVVYVLCVVGSFAITQRMFDVWVMVGFGIVGFILREMKYPMAPLVLGIILGDLLDLNLRRGLLLTNGDPSPFFTRPISAVICLVIILTILMSIPAVSTRVRSIFTRGRGDASAQS, encoded by the coding sequence ATGTTCGACGGATTGCTGCTGCTGGGGGGCGGGCTCGCCCATTTCCTCACCCCGCTTTCGCTGTTCAACATTGCCTGGGCGACCCTGCTGGGCATTGTCATCGGGGCCCTGCCGGGTCTCACCGCCACCATGGGCGTGGCCCTGCTCGTGACGCTGACCTACAAGATGGCGCCCGACCAGGCCATTTTGTGCCTGATGTGCCTTTATTGCGGTGCCATCTATGGCGGCAGCCGCACAGCCATCCTGCTCTCCATTCCCGGCACCCCGGCCAGTGCCGCCACCACGCTCGATGGACACCCCCTGGCCCTGCAGGGCAAGGCCGGCACAGCCATGGGCCTGGCCACCACCTCTTCGGCCCTGGGAACCGTGGTGGGCATCTTTGCCCTGGCGCTGATCGCGCCGCTCCTCGCCGAGGCAGCGCTCAAGTTCGGTACCTATGAATTCTTCTGGCTGGCGCTGTTCGGTGTCGTCATTTCCGGCCAGCTCACCGCCATGGACGACCCGCTCAAGGGCTATATTGCAGGCATTCTCGGACTGCTGGTCGCCATGGTCGGCATGGAAACCCTGCATGCGCATCAGCGCTTCACCTTCGGCATACCGGCGCTGGGTGGCGGGGTCGATCTCATCCCCGCCATGGTTGGCGCCTTCGGCTTTGCTGAAATTCTCGGCGTCATGAAGCGCAGCGCCCAGGCCCGCATCGTCTCGTCGGGAGACCGCGTCATTCCGCGCCTCTCCGAGATATTCCGCTACAAGTGGACCATCATCCGTTCGGGCCTGATCGGCACCTTTGTCGGCATCGTGCCCGGTGTCGGTGAGGATGTGGGCGCCTGGGCCTCCTATGCGGCCGCCAGGCGCACCAGCAAGGAGAGGCATCTGTTCGGCAAGGGTAGCCAGGAAGGCTTGATCGCCGCCGAAACCGGCAATTCCGCCGTCATTCCCGGCGCCATGATCCCGACCTTGACGCTGGCCCTGCCCGGCTCCGCGGCGGCCGCCGTGCTGATCGCCGCCATGTTCATTCACGGCATCCGCCCGGGCCCCCTGCTGATGACGGAGAACCCCGAATTCCTTTATCAGATCGTGGCGATCCTGCTGTTCTCGACCATCGCCATGCTGGTCTTCGGGCTGACCCTCACCAGGCCGCTCCTGACCGTGCTGTCGGTGCCGCGTGAACGGCTGATGGCGGTGGTCTATGTGCTCTGCGTCGTGGGGTCCTTCGCCATCACCCAGCGCATGTTCGATGTCTGGGTCATGGTCGGCTTCGGCATTGTCGGCTTCATCCTGCGGGAGATGAAATATCCCATGGCGCCGCTGGTGCTCGGCATCATCCTGGGCGATCTGCTCGATCTCAATCTCCGGCGCGGGCTGCTGCTGACCAATGGCGACCCCAGCCCGTTCTTTACCCGGCCCATCTCTGCTGTTATCTGCCTCGTCATCATCCTGACCATCCTCATGTCCATTCCGGCGGTGTCCACTCGTGTCCGATCCATCTTCACCCGCGGTCGTGGAGACGCCTCGGCGCAAAGCTGA
- a CDS encoding TetR/AcrR family transcriptional regulator — protein MSDPSSPAVVETPRRKAEAAKRPRNSAKTKASILAAARVEFADRGFEGARVDAIADRAGANKRLLYHYFGNKEELYRAVLLDAYQEIRSGERALSLDQYDPVQAMDRLVRFTFRHFLANPWFPRLLGTENIENARFLKTLPDIKALHSPLVGQIAAIIERGAASGVFRRDVDPVQLYISVAALGFFYVSNTATLSVIFERDLSSVNMVQEREAHAVQMVLDFLRTKPGA, from the coding sequence GTGTCCGATCCATCTTCACCCGCGGTCGTGGAGACGCCTCGGCGCAAAGCTGAGGCGGCAAAGCGCCCGCGCAATTCGGCCAAGACCAAGGCCTCCATCCTCGCCGCAGCGCGGGTGGAATTCGCCGATCGGGGGTTCGAGGGGGCGCGGGTGGACGCCATTGCCGACAGGGCCGGCGCCAATAAGCGCCTGCTTTACCATTATTTCGGCAACAAGGAGGAGCTGTACCGCGCGGTGCTGCTGGACGCCTATCAGGAGATCCGCAGTGGCGAACGCGCGCTGTCTCTGGATCAATACGACCCCGTGCAGGCCATGGACCGGCTGGTGCGCTTCACCTTCCGGCACTTTCTCGCCAATCCCTGGTTTCCGCGCCTTCTGGGCACGGAAAACATCGAGAATGCGCGGTTTTTGAAGACCCTGCCCGACATCAAGGCGCTCCATTCACCTTTGGTGGGGCAGATCGCCGCCATCATCGAGCGCGGCGCCGCCTCGGGCGTGTTCCGCCGCGATGTCGATCCGGTGCAGCTCTACATCTCCGTCGCGGCCCTGGGCTTTTTCTACGTGTCCAACACGGCCACGCTTTCGGTGATCTTCGAGCGCGACCTCTCGAGCGTCAACATGGTGCAGGAACGCGAAGCCCATGCCGTGCAGATGGTGCTGGACTTCCTGCGCACCAAGCCGGGCGCCTGA